Genomic segment of uncultured Desulfobacter sp.:
TGCGGGACCGGCACCGGTAGCTGTGCCTGCCGTAACCGGTATGACCCAGGCAGCGGCTCAAATTGCCATAAGGGATACCGGCCTGACCGTCGGCAACGTGACCTCCGCATACGACAATACCTTTGCTGCCGGTCTCGTTGCCGGCCAGACACCGGCGTCGGGAACACTTTTGTCCCCGGGCAGCTCGGTAGATATCATTATTTCACTGGGGCCGGAGCCGGTAGCCGTGCCGAATGTCATCGGTATGACCCAAGCAGCGGCGCAAAGTGCGCTCTCTTCAGTGGCGCTTACGGTCGGCACCATTACATCCGTTTACAGTGAGACCATACCGGCCGGGGAAGTGATGGATCAGACGCCGATAGCTGGGTCCATGCAGCCGCCCGGCACAACCGTCGATATGACCGTGTCCCAGGGACCGGCCCCCATCGCCGTTCCCGACGTTATCGGCCTGACCCAGGCAGCGGCCCAAAGTGCGATTATTTCCTCAGATTTTACGGTCGGGTCCATTTCCACAGCATACAGTGACACCGTTCCGGAAGGCAGTGTCGTCAACCAGACACCTGCGGCCGGGTCGATGGCGCTTCCCGGATCTCCCGTTAATCTGACCCTGTCGGCCGGTGCCGGCGAGGCTGACAATGAGAATCCATCTTTACGTGTATCGTATAATGCCGATCCGCCTGCTTATGACCAGGGCGACTCCATCGTCATGACCATTGTTGCCTCAGATGACAGCGAGGTGGTCTACGTCGAAGTTACCGTCGATGGTTCTCCGGTGGCCTCCAGTGTTCCAACGACGACTCTCGATTCCGGAATGCTTGCTTTCGGCAGCCATGAAGTCAATGTCACGGCAACTGATCCTTCAGGTAACGCAGTGGCGGAAAAAAGTATCATCGTCATTCGAGACCCATCCGACACCGATACCCCGACCGTTGAGATCACCGGCCCCATTGATGGCGGCACCCTCACCGACGAAGTGAATGTCACAGGAACGGCATTCGATGACAATCTTTTCAAATACGAACTTGCCTTTGCGCCCATTGGAACAGACAACTACACGGTGTTTTACACCGGTACGGAGACGGTCTCCGACGACGTACTCGGCATTTTTGATCCGGCACTGGTGCTGAACGGTATGTATTCCCTTCGCCTGTCGGTATACGACGGCAACGGACGCATCGCTATGGATACAATAACCGTTCGTTGCAATGCAGAACAGGAAGTGGGCAACTTCTCCCTGACCTTTCCCGACATGACGGTTAACATCGGCAATATGCCGCTGACGGTCAACCGGGTGTATGACAGCCGCAGACGCGGCATCAACGGAGACTTCGGACACGGATGGTCCGTCGAACTGGTTAAAGGGCTCAAGGCCGAACCTAACGGCGACCTGGGGGCGGAATGGACCCAGACCACGTCCGGGGGATGGTTCCCCAGCTACTGCATTGCCCCCGCAACGGGCAGTGAGCATTACGTGCTGGTCACCTATCCCGGCGGACGCCAGGAGCAGTTTAATCTCCAGGCCCGGCTGACCACCGGCAGCACCTGCCAGGCGGTATACCCCATCAACAACTACTGGGGTGTTGTAGAAGTTTACTTCAGCGAAGGCAGCATGGGCTCGTCTCTTGAAGTGGTTGGAGAATCCTCGGGGCTTTCTCTCAGCGGCGGAGTGCTCCTTGATTCATCTCTTGTCGAGACATGGAACGTCTCCCGCTTCCGACTGACCACAGCCGAAGGATGGGTCTATGTCGTGGACGAGACCGACGGCCTAATCTCCATGCAGGAACCCAACGGCGATACCGTCACCATCGGCCAAAGTGGAATCATCCATTCCGCCGGCTACTCCATCACTTTCACCCGTGACGGACAGGGGCGCATCACCCAGATGGCGGATCCGGACGGCAATGTTCGCCTATACAGCTACGATGACAGGGGGGATCTGGTCGTCGCTACGGATCGGGAAGACTACGATACCCAAATGACCTACAATTCTTCCCACGGTCTCCTTAAATACGAGGATGCGCTAGGGCGGATTGCCCATCAGAACGAGTACGACGAGTCGGGTCGATTGGTGGCGATCATTGACAGTGAAGGCCGACGCAGCGAAATCACCCAGACGCCTGGCACAAACCAGGAGGTGGTCACCGATTTTGAAGGCAACCTGATCATTATCGAGCGGGACACACGCGGCAACGCCGTTTCTGAAACCGACCATCAGGGACGAACCACGCATTACGAATATGATGCGGATAACAATTTAACCCGCAAGGAGGATCCCCAGGGCAACGTCTGGGCGTGGACCTGGGATGACCATGGCAACAAGCTCTCCGAGACCCTTCCCGGAGGCGCAACAACCACCTGGGAATATAACAGCATGAATAAGGTCACCCGCATGGTTGATGCACTGGGCAACGAGACCCTGACCACCTACGATGCCCAGGGGAATGTGACTGGCGGGACCGATGCCGCAGGCTACTCTTACAACCAGGTGATCGGTGCCGCCGGCAAGGTGACCAGCTTCACCGACAAGGGCGGCTACACCTACGGCTACCAGTATGACGCCCAAGGCCGCAAAATCCGTGAAGATAAACCCGACGGTTCACACCTTGAATGGACCTACAACAGCGCCGGTGCTGTGCTCACCAAACGTCACTATGATGCCGACAGCAACCTGTTGGATGAACTGATCAGATCCTATGATCGCAAAGGCAATCTCCTCCAAAGTGAAAGCAATGGAGAAGTGACGAACTTTGAATACGACGGCAACGGCAACCTGATTCGGGAAACAGATCCCTCGGGCGAGGTGACCGAACATATTTATGACAGCAGCAACAACCTGGTCGGAACCGTTTACCCGGACGGCAACAGCAAGACCTTGACCACCAACAGTACCGGCAACCCGACCGGCTACACCAGCCCATCCGGAGTAACGTTGGGCCTTGAATACAACCAACAGCAGCAAGTGACCAAACTCACGTATGCCGATGGAGGCGTGACGGAATATACCTACGACGATGCAGGAAACCGAATCGCCGTCAATGACCGGGGAGCCGTCACGCAATATACCTACGACGGCAGAGGACAGATGACCAGCCAGACCGACGCGCTGGGCAACGTTACCACTTACAGCTACGACAACAACGGTAACAAAGTTTCGATGACCGATGCCAACGGCAACACCACCGGATATGAATACGATGTCCTGAACCGCATGACACGTGTGGTCTATGCCGACGGCTCCGAGCGGGGCTATGAATATGACGGACTGGGACGCAAAACCGCCGAGATCGACCAAAACGGCAACCGCATGGAATACACCTATGACAGTGCCGGAAACCTTACCTCCGCCACCAACGCCATGGGTGAAACCACGACCTTTACCTATGACCAAAGCGGCAATCGGTTGACCGAAACCGATCCGTTGGGCAATGTGACGGCAATGGCCTATGACCAGGATGGCAGGCTGCTTTCAAAAACCTTCCCGGGAGGTCTTATTGAGTCATACCGGTACGACGCGTCCGGCAATCAGATCGAATTCACTGACAGAGCCGGCGACATCACCAGCCGGACCTACGATGCAAGAAACCAACTGGTGCAAATTGTCTACCCCAACGGTAAAACCGTCACCTATGACTACACAGCCGACGGAAAAGTTACCACAAAGGAGGGTTCCGACGGATCACGGATCGATACGACCTTCGATCTAATGGGCAGGGTATCCAGAGTCGATTACAATGACGGCCGCTGGGTTTCCTACACTTACGACGCCAGAGGCAATCGTACCAGCGTGTCCACACCGGAGGGTTCCACCGGATATGACTATGACATACTGGGTCGGCTGCTGCATGTGACGGATCAAGAAGGCGGCATTACAAGCTACGAATACGATGCCGTCGGAAATCTAATTTCAGTGGCGCATGCCAACGGTGTAACAACGACCCATACATATGACGCCTTGAACCGATTGACCGACATGGAAACCCAGTCTTCGGACGGAACGTTGTTGTCCGGTCATCATTACACCTTGGCGGCAAACGGTATGCGCACCCGCATTGATGAAGTCGTCAACGGCATGGCAACCACGATGTATTATACCTATGACCTTGCCTACCGCCTAATAGAAGAGGTGCAAGAGGATCTCTTCGGAACCGTCATTTATGGGGCCGAATACACCTATGATTCGGCCGGCAACCGGTTGACCAAGACCATCGCCTCCGCAGCGGTCACGACGTACACCTACAATGCGCTCAACCAACTCGTCAGCGAGGAGAGTCCGGTAGAAACCGTCACATACACCTATAACGAACTGGGGCAACTCATTAACAAAACCGGTTCCGTGTCCGGCACCCTTGGGCAATATGCTTATAACGAAATCGGCAAACTCAATTGGGCAGAAAACGAAGCCGCAGTGGTCTCCACTTATGCCTATGACCTGAACGGCAACCTAAGCGAAAAGGGGGTTGACGGCGTCATCGAGCGCTATCTGGTTGAGCCCGATGCAAACCTGCCGGAAATTCTGGTGACCTACGATAACGCCGGTTCGGTGTCGGCCACCTATACGTTCGGTCATGACCTGTTGAAAATGCGTCGCTACGGTTCTGATGCCTATTATCATACCGATGGGCTGGGCTCCACGCGATTGCTTACCGATACCGGTGAAGCGGTCACGGATACCTATCGTTACGAAGCCTTTGGTACGGTTCTGGATGCTATCGGATCAACGGATAATGTCCATCTGTTTACCGGTGAACGCTTTGATGCCAATATTGGGTTTTACTATCTGCGGGCCCGCATGTACGACCCGTCGACCGGTCGCTTTCATTCGGTGGATCCCTTTGATGGCTTGATTCATGATCCGGTTACCCTGCACAAATACCTGTATGCTGCGAACAATCCGGTCAACTACACCGACCCGTCCGGCGAATTCTTCGGTGGCCTGGTGGGTATCAGTATCGGCATGAGCATGCAATCTCTCCTGGTGAGCTGGAATATGATGTATCTGAAGGTCATGATCACGGCTCTTAAAATTGCCGATTGTGTCCTTCAGCCTCTCTATACGAACAGATGGAAGCTGTTGGATGCGATGGCCGGTGGACTGATGACCAACGGGATCTTTGAAGAGTATGCTGCGGTGATGAAAGGTATTTCCGAAGGATACTTTCTAATGGCTCGTTCCATGGCCGAGGAAATATTTAAATTTGCGAATAAATTGATGGTTCCTGTGAAAATAAAATTCGGCAAGGCTGAAACCCTGCTGGAATTTGATATCGCCGAAATGATCAATTCCGGAGCCCCCGGAGCGGTCCCGACGATCAATAAATTGAAAGGATTTAAGAAAGTAGCACGAGAGATGGTAAAGTTTCTGGCTCACAAGAGTAATAACTGGTGCGAGATGAAATATGACATTATAAAAAGCATTTTATCTGCATTACCATTGTAAGTTTGTATCCACCGCAATTGGATACGTATTAGTCAATAAAGCGGTTCAGGGTGTTCCGTCTCCCTGAGCCGTTTTTTCCAACATGGGAACATTGAATGCCGGAAAATGAATTCACCATAGAAATTAAAAGTCGGAAAGGTTTGGCTGTTGTTTCCGGTATCGTTATCCTGGTATTCTGCATCCATCATTTCATATATTACTACAACCCCAATTTGGATGCCTCCATTAAATCCCTAAGGTCAGACGATCCGGCCACCATTTCACAGGCACTGCTGAACGCCGACAATTTAGGCATGGAAAAGGGACATAAACTGATTCCCTATATTCTTGTTCTTCTAGGCGATGAAAGGCCGGTACCGGAACCGATTCTCCAAAGAATGATTCAAAATATCCAAGCCGTTCCGGGTGCAATCACCGGCGCGGGTGCCAATCTGCCCCCTATTTACACCATCGGCTTTTCCGCCGCTATGACGCTGCAGTCACTGGTAATCAATGATCTGAAACGATTGCGATGGATTGGCGGGAGGGCGAAGAAACGTATCATTAACTATGTAACGACGACAGTCGATCCGGATGATGAATATGCCCTTGCCAATGCCTTGGCTGCCGTCCGAATGATGCGTGACAAAAAATTGCTTCAATTCTGGTTCGATTCTCTTGCAATTGATTCGGAAACCATACGAAGCCACGCCCTTGCCGGCATAAATTACTATATCCTCGATCGCACTAACGGTTTTTTTACATGGCACCCGGAAAAAGAAATATCTGCGGAGATGATCGAGAACCTCACACGCTGTCTCGACGATCCGTCCGCTTTTATTCAGCGCAAAGCCAGAGACATAATAGAACAATTGGAAAGAGCCGAGAATAATGAGTAAAATGGTGTCCATCAGATCATCGAATCAATTACTGCAAACTTTACATTCATAAGGCCGCGTGGCAGGTTAGTTTTCATCGCATCCTCCCCCCCTTTTTTTCTTATTATGCTGGTACTTTTATGGGTTGTTCAGTTATAATATTTATGTGACACTTTTTACAAAAAGGCATACTTAAATATCTCTCCCTTTTTGTTTAAGGGGCAGGCACACAGTACTTTTTTAATGCCGTGTGCCCAATTAGTTAATTTTTTGATTATTTTGGAGCAACAACATATGGGTAATAAACGTGGACTGCTTTTCATCGGACTGTGCGGTCATCTGTCAACAGTTGCCATGGCTGGGGCCATGGCCATTGCAAATAAAATCTGCCCGCCCACGGGAATGATCTCAACCACAGAGAAGTGCAGCCATATTTCCTTTACAGATTTTGATGATATTGTTTTTGGTGGGTGGGATATCCGATCAAACAAGGATGCCTTTGGTGCCATCAAAGATACCGGCATAGAAGATATTGAGCAGCTGTATCAGTTAACGAAGAACGTAAAATCCATCCAGGAGAATTCGTTTCCCGGTATCATCCTCAATGCGGGGGAGGCCATTTCAGATATTTCAGAACAGCGACATATTTTTGAAACCGCCAACCTGTCCGAAGCCGTTAAAAAGATACAGAACGATATTGCCCGGTTCAGAAAGAAAAATGATCTGACTCAGCTTGTGGTCATCAATTTAACCTCTACAGAGCCGCCGGTCAAAGATCCATCCCTGTCTGACACGGTTGAAAACATTTCCAACATGATCCGGGAAAATAAAATTGAATGCGTCCGACCCAGTTTCCTTTATGCCTATGCCGCCATCACATCCGGCTGCGGGTATGTCAATTTTACCCCGTCCCAGGGCGGATTTTCCCACGGCCTGGTGGAATTGGCCCAAAAGCACAGGGTCCCGGTGATGGGAAATGATGGGAAAACCGGAGAGACACTGGTAAAATCAGCGCTTGCCCCCATGTTTGCCACGCGGAATCTGGAGGTGCTCAGCTGGGAAGGGTATAATATTCTCGGCAACACCGACGGCAAAGTCCTGCAGAACCAGGAGAACGGGGCCTCAAAAATCAAAAGCAAGGATCGACTCCTGCCCCATATCCTCGGATATACCCCCCATTCAAAGGTATCCATTGATTACGTTCCCTCTCTGGGCGACCGAAAAACGGCATGGGATTTCATTCATTTCCAGGGCTTTTTGAACACAAAAATGAGCATGCAGTTTATCTGGCAGGGATGCGATTCGGTACTGGCCGCCCCATTGGTTCTTGATCTGGCCAGATTTGCCTTCCTGGCCCTTGACCGAGGGGAGTCCGGTGTGATGACACACATGGCTTCATTTTTTAAATCCCCCTGGGGCATTGATGAACATGCCCTATCAAAACAGTTCTCACTGCTGGAGGAATATTGCAGTTCGATTAAATCTTGAATTCCTTGATTTTATTTCTCAGGGTTGTCCGGTTCATTCCGAGCAACTCTGAGGCTTTCAGCTGATTCTGATTACATTCGGCCAATGCATTACTGATCAATGCACGTTCAACTTCAGACACGATCCGGGCAAACTGCTTTGTTTCTCCAGGGAACATCCGGTCTCTGTTTTCATACCACACGGTCACCTGGCCATCAATGGATACAGCATCCGCCT
This window contains:
- a CDS encoding inositol-3-phosphate synthase, giving the protein MGNKRGLLFIGLCGHLSTVAMAGAMAIANKICPPTGMISTTEKCSHISFTDFDDIVFGGWDIRSNKDAFGAIKDTGIEDIEQLYQLTKNVKSIQENSFPGIILNAGEAISDISEQRHIFETANLSEAVKKIQNDIARFRKKNDLTQLVVINLTSTEPPVKDPSLSDTVENISNMIRENKIECVRPSFLYAYAAITSGCGYVNFTPSQGGFSHGLVELAQKHRVPVMGNDGKTGETLVKSALAPMFATRNLEVLSWEGYNILGNTDGKVLQNQENGASKIKSKDRLLPHILGYTPHSKVSIDYVPSLGDRKTAWDFIHFQGFLNTKMSMQFIWQGCDSVLAAPLVLDLARFAFLALDRGESGVMTHMASFFKSPWGIDEHALSKQFSLLEEYCSSIKS
- a CDS encoding PKD domain-containing protein, coding for MKTSKLWYRFIAKLLIYLMIIQSFPYWQLSELYSWEYKPERAKRIIEFIGSALSPSEASAAPPQVICVPQLPTDLLVPHDTWPDESVILKGIARDADDNLSGGTYYWDFGDGTQSAVQTISNADNLATTHTYADDAGTLIVARLHVTDAAGETASDDYRVQVKAKTLDVEVNKAIDDGLWWLYTNKEKYNSYYRWNNVRYGNHYNNSTASAVQAFEINGHLETGDPDEDPYVDAVIGGIDYLFSQMSSVNIGVQTYGDPDANNNGIGITVSGSRQIYELGAVMDALVASGTPDAVAPVGGANIVGRRYQDIVQDMCDMYAWGQSDHATVGGGWRYNWGDSPDNSASQWAAIGMIAAEQHFGCTVPQWVKDRNNVWLDYSDNSSGFGYTGTGSTTFSTIASGMVQLAFDGFDDTDSRWQTAENYVDNNWGSFISVSRNNRYYSYYSFTKAMRLAEPQEVTHLPSGLDWYGDETQGLARILVDRQNTNGDWAYDGWPYVGERTAAAWNIIILTRTLFEKPPVAMIDAEPNPGAVGQHILLDASGSYHVDPAKSIVSYLWDFDASDGVDFENPDATGITAEAAYGALGSYTVNLKVVDDSTPERFDTTTLSLAITIPPHPPTAVIEGPYIAVVGEDLQLDGSGSYDVDEPEGDAISAWDWETDFVAPYDFDEANGEVVTIGGFSQAGNYDIALRVTDNTATVFPQTGSPDLTHMDYGQVTVFNPGVTDLAARPKATKCQLTWTDVGAAPYEVLRSSAGPNHGFELIGSTDSTYSTFLDYNVELFTDYWYRIRCVHNGETTLSGPVHVNSQGRIRNLPPTITSSPVVDAQEGQVFNYAVQADDPEGTALTFYLDQAPNGMTIDADGGLITWTPAFADVGLTDVTVRVEDAGRASASQFFQITVQPRPNTAPIPEHGGPYQGLINTAVSFDASGTSDPEGDSITSFHWNFGDGTEGYGQTIAHTYTATGTYTVTLYVTDDRGATASAETVCQIESPNRPPVAVITGPDTGEADVPMAFTALDSSDPDSDPLTYTWNFGDSTPAETGNTVLHTYETAGTYTVSLSAADGRGGLDTAELEVVISEPNQAPEAAFTVSGDLTRLATVTFDGSASSDPEGEPIASYNWDFGDGTTTTGAIVTHGYDAAGDYTATLTVTDDKGAAGTHQQFITILPIMVTVPDVTGAGQTEAESAISTASLTVGGIDTVHHATVPTGQVIAQVPVSGTVVAENSSVSLTISLGPVMVSVPNVVGVPQTDAENLIAAGNLKLGSVTTATSDTVPTGSVISQNPAAGISVAENSLVSIVISAGPAPVAVPAVTGMTQAAAQIAIRDTGLTVGNVTSAYDNTFAAGLVAGQTPASGTLLSPGSSVDIIISLGPEPVAVPNVIGMTQAAAQSALSSVALTVGTITSVYSETIPAGEVMDQTPIAGSMQPPGTTVDMTVSQGPAPIAVPDVIGLTQAAAQSAIISSDFTVGSISTAYSDTVPEGSVVNQTPAAGSMALPGSPVNLTLSAGAGEADNENPSLRVSYNADPPAYDQGDSIVMTIVASDDSEVVYVEVTVDGSPVASSVPTTTLDSGMLAFGSHEVNVTATDPSGNAVAEKSIIVIRDPSDTDTPTVEITGPIDGGTLTDEVNVTGTAFDDNLFKYELAFAPIGTDNYTVFYTGTETVSDDVLGIFDPALVLNGMYSLRLSVYDGNGRIAMDTITVRCNAEQEVGNFSLTFPDMTVNIGNMPLTVNRVYDSRRRGINGDFGHGWSVELVKGLKAEPNGDLGAEWTQTTSGGWFPSYCIAPATGSEHYVLVTYPGGRQEQFNLQARLTTGSTCQAVYPINNYWGVVEVYFSEGSMGSSLEVVGESSGLSLSGGVLLDSSLVETWNVSRFRLTTAEGWVYVVDETDGLISMQEPNGDTVTIGQSGIIHSAGYSITFTRDGQGRITQMADPDGNVRLYSYDDRGDLVVATDREDYDTQMTYNSSHGLLKYEDALGRIAHQNEYDESGRLVAIIDSEGRRSEITQTPGTNQEVVTDFEGNLIIIERDTRGNAVSETDHQGRTTHYEYDADNNLTRKEDPQGNVWAWTWDDHGNKLSETLPGGATTTWEYNSMNKVTRMVDALGNETLTTYDAQGNVTGGTDAAGYSYNQVIGAAGKVTSFTDKGGYTYGYQYDAQGRKIREDKPDGSHLEWTYNSAGAVLTKRHYDADSNLLDELIRSYDRKGNLLQSESNGEVTNFEYDGNGNLIRETDPSGEVTEHIYDSSNNLVGTVYPDGNSKTLTTNSTGNPTGYTSPSGVTLGLEYNQQQQVTKLTYADGGVTEYTYDDAGNRIAVNDRGAVTQYTYDGRGQMTSQTDALGNVTTYSYDNNGNKVSMTDANGNTTGYEYDVLNRMTRVVYADGSERGYEYDGLGRKTAEIDQNGNRMEYTYDSAGNLTSATNAMGETTTFTYDQSGNRLTETDPLGNVTAMAYDQDGRLLSKTFPGGLIESYRYDASGNQIEFTDRAGDITSRTYDARNQLVQIVYPNGKTVTYDYTADGKVTTKEGSDGSRIDTTFDLMGRVSRVDYNDGRWVSYTYDARGNRTSVSTPEGSTGYDYDILGRLLHVTDQEGGITSYEYDAVGNLISVAHANGVTTTHTYDALNRLTDMETQSSDGTLLSGHHYTLAANGMRTRIDEVVNGMATTMYYTYDLAYRLIEEVQEDLFGTVIYGAEYTYDSAGNRLTKTIASAAVTTYTYNALNQLVSEESPVETVTYTYNELGQLINKTGSVSGTLGQYAYNEIGKLNWAENEAAVVSTYAYDLNGNLSEKGVDGVIERYLVEPDANLPEILVTYDNAGSVSATYTFGHDLLKMRRYGSDAYYHTDGLGSTRLLTDTGEAVTDTYRYEAFGTVLDAIGSTDNVHLFTGERFDANIGFYYLRARMYDPSTGRFHSVDPFDGLIHDPVTLHKYLYAANNPVNYTDPSGEFFGGLVGISIGMSMQSLLVSWNMMYLKVMITALKIADCVLQPLYTNRWKLLDAMAGGLMTNGIFEEYAAVMKGISEGYFLMARSMAEEIFKFANKLMVPVKIKFGKAETLLEFDIAEMINSGAPGAVPTINKLKGFKKVAREMVKFLAHKSNNWCEMKYDIIKSILSALPL